One genomic region from Natrinema caseinilyticum encodes:
- a CDS encoding AbrB/MazE/SpoVT family DNA-binding domain-containing protein — protein MSDHGMGTIPAEIRRHLGIDAGDKLRWNVTEDETLAVEIVHQREGVFDDFEPVDAGHTNAVEVEAEFGDE, from the coding sequence GTGAGCGACCACGGAATGGGTACGATCCCTGCGGAGATTCGTCGCCACCTCGGTATCGACGCCGGTGATAAGCTCCGCTGGAACGTCACCGAGGACGAGACGTTGGCCGTCGAGATCGTACACCAGCGCGAAGGCGTGTTCGATGACTTCGAGCCGGTCGACGCGGGACACACGAACGCAGTCGAGGTCGAAGCCGAGTTCGGTGACGAGTGA
- the serS gene encoding serine--tRNA ligase, producing the protein MLDRTYLREHPDEVRDALENRGADVDVDEVLEIDERWRELKARGDDLRHERNQITKKIGALVAEGKDEEREEALERSRELKSEIEDVESEGAELQDELRERMLEIPQIPHESVPLGLDERHNVEARRWGFDDLRDLPDEVTPHYDLGEELDVIDEERAAKTTGSGFYFLKGDGARLEHALIQFMMDVHREQGYVDLFPPVPVKSASMRGTGQLPKFADDAYRLGGSNEEEYDDEDLWLCPTAEVPVTNMYANEILLADDLPLKHQAYTPNFRREAGEHGTETRGIVRVHQFNKVELVNFVDPEESDDRLETLLEEAEEVLKRLELPYRILELCTGDLTFASAKTYDIEVWAPGDDMDDGPDEGGRWLEVSSASNFEDFQARRAGLRYRPERHESAEYLHTLNASGLAIPRVMVAILEYYQNENGTVTIPEALRPYMGDKEVIEGHEKVGESALGAGERE; encoded by the coding sequence ATGCTCGATCGGACGTATCTGCGCGAACATCCCGACGAGGTACGCGACGCCCTCGAGAACCGCGGAGCCGACGTCGACGTCGACGAGGTACTCGAAATCGACGAACGCTGGCGCGAACTGAAAGCGCGCGGTGACGACCTCCGCCACGAACGCAACCAGATAACCAAGAAGATCGGGGCGCTCGTGGCCGAAGGGAAAGACGAAGAGCGAGAGGAAGCCCTCGAGCGCTCGCGGGAACTCAAATCCGAAATCGAGGACGTCGAATCGGAAGGCGCCGAGCTCCAGGACGAGCTCCGAGAGCGGATGCTCGAGATCCCGCAGATCCCCCACGAGAGCGTCCCGTTGGGGCTCGACGAGCGCCACAACGTCGAAGCCAGGCGCTGGGGCTTCGACGACCTGCGCGATCTCCCCGACGAGGTGACGCCCCACTACGACCTCGGCGAGGAACTGGACGTCATCGACGAGGAACGCGCCGCCAAGACGACCGGCTCGGGCTTTTACTTCCTCAAGGGCGACGGCGCCCGCCTCGAACACGCCCTGATCCAGTTCATGATGGACGTCCACCGCGAGCAGGGATACGTCGACCTGTTTCCGCCGGTTCCGGTCAAGAGCGCGTCCATGCGCGGCACCGGCCAACTGCCGAAGTTCGCCGACGACGCCTACAGACTCGGCGGCAGCAACGAGGAGGAATACGACGACGAGGATCTCTGGCTCTGCCCCACGGCGGAGGTTCCCGTCACCAACATGTACGCAAACGAGATCCTCCTGGCGGACGACCTCCCGCTCAAACACCAGGCGTACACGCCGAACTTCCGGCGCGAGGCCGGCGAACACGGCACCGAAACCCGCGGCATCGTCCGCGTCCACCAGTTCAACAAGGTCGAACTCGTCAACTTCGTCGACCCCGAGGAAAGCGACGACCGGCTCGAGACCCTCCTCGAGGAGGCCGAGGAAGTTCTCAAACGGCTCGAACTCCCCTACCGCATCCTCGAACTCTGTACCGGGGATCTGACCTTCGCCAGCGCCAAGACCTACGACATCGAGGTCTGGGCCCCCGGCGACGACATGGACGACGGCCCCGACGAGGGCGGCCGCTGGCTCGAGGTCTCCTCGGCCTCGAACTTCGAGGACTTCCAGGCTCGCCGGGCCGGCCTGCGCTACCGCCCCGAGCGCCACGAATCGGCCGAGTATCTGCACACCTTGAACGCCTCCGGGCTCGCGATTCCGCGGGTCATGGTGGCCATCCTCGAGTACTACCAGAACGAGAACGGGACGGTGACGATTCCCGAGGCGCTCCGGCCGTATATGGGCGACAAGGAGGTCATCGAGGGACACGAGAAAGTCGGCGAGAGCGCGTTGGGGGCCGGCGAGCGGGAGTAA
- a CDS encoding elongation factor EF-2, producing the protein MGRRKKIVQECERLMDEPENIRNIAIAAHVDHGKTTLSDNLLAGAGMISDETAGEQLAMDTEEDEQERGITIDAANVSMTHEYEETNHLINLIDTPGHVDFGGDVTRAMRAVDGALVVVDAVEGAMPQTETVLRQALREGVKPTLFINKVDRLISELQEGPQEMQERLLSVIRDVNELIRGMTEDMDDIDDWTVSVEDGTVGFGSALYKWGVSMPSMQRTGMDFGDIMEMERNDQRQELHERTPLSDVVLDMVCEHFPNPVDAQPRRIPRIWRGDDESDLAESMRLVNEDGEVVFMVTDISMDPHAGEIASGRVFSGTLEKGQELYVSGTAGKNRVQSVGIYMGGEREEVDEVPAGNIAAVTGLRDAIAGSTVSSVEMTPFESIEHISEPVITKSVEAQSMDDLPKLIETLRQVSKEDPTIQITINEDTGEHLISGQGELHLEVITQRIEKNQGIPVNTGEPIVVFREAPQEPSDQVEGISPNRHNRFYISVEPMTDELVDTVKKGEASMDMPEQERREALQDAGMDKDDSQNVEHIHGSNILLDQTKGIQHLNETMELFIEGLEEAIDNGPLANEPVQGALIRLHDAKLHEDTIHRGPAQVIPATREAVHKALIDAKIKMLEPMQDVRIDVPNDHMGAASGEIQGRRGRVDDMYQEGDLMVVEGIAPVGEMIGFASDIRSATEGRASWNTENAGFEVMSDSLQREKIMEIRERKGMKLELPPSVDYI; encoded by the coding sequence ATGGGCCGACGCAAGAAAATCGTCCAAGAGTGTGAACGGCTGATGGACGAACCGGAGAACATCCGGAACATCGCCATCGCCGCTCACGTCGACCACGGAAAAACGACACTTTCTGACAATCTTCTCGCCGGTGCGGGCATGATCTCCGACGAGACCGCCGGGGAACAGCTCGCGATGGACACCGAAGAAGACGAGCAGGAACGCGGGATCACCATCGACGCGGCGAACGTCTCGATGACTCACGAGTACGAGGAGACCAATCACCTCATCAACCTCATCGACACGCCCGGTCACGTCGACTTCGGTGGCGACGTCACGCGAGCGATGCGCGCCGTCGACGGTGCGCTCGTGGTCGTCGACGCCGTCGAAGGGGCGATGCCCCAGACCGAGACGGTGCTTCGGCAGGCGCTTCGCGAGGGCGTCAAGCCGACCCTGTTCATCAACAAGGTCGACCGCCTCATTTCGGAACTGCAGGAAGGTCCCCAGGAGATGCAGGAGCGACTGCTCTCGGTCATCCGCGACGTCAACGAACTCATCCGCGGCATGACCGAGGACATGGACGACATCGACGACTGGACGGTCTCCGTCGAAGACGGCACCGTCGGCTTCGGGTCCGCCCTCTACAAGTGGGGCGTCTCGATGCCGTCGATGCAGCGCACCGGCATGGACTTCGGCGACATCATGGAGATGGAGCGCAACGACCAGCGCCAGGAACTCCACGAGCGCACGCCGCTGTCGGACGTCGTCCTCGACATGGTCTGTGAGCACTTCCCGAACCCGGTCGACGCCCAGCCCCGCCGTATCCCGCGGATCTGGCGCGGCGACGACGAGTCCGACCTCGCCGAGTCCATGCGTCTCGTCAATGAGGACGGCGAGGTCGTCTTCATGGTCACCGACATCTCGATGGACCCCCACGCCGGCGAAATCGCCTCCGGTCGCGTCTTCTCGGGCACCCTGGAGAAGGGCCAGGAACTCTACGTCTCCGGGACCGCGGGCAAGAACCGCGTTCAGTCCGTCGGCATCTACATGGGCGGCGAGCGCGAGGAAGTCGACGAAGTTCCCGCCGGGAACATCGCGGCCGTCACCGGCCTCAGAGACGCCATCGCCGGCTCGACCGTCTCGAGCGTCGAGATGACGCCGTTCGAGTCGATCGAACACATCTCGGAACCGGTCATCACCAAGAGCGTGGAGGCCCAGAGCATGGACGACCTGCCGAAGCTCATCGAGACCCTTCGACAGGTATCCAAGGAGGACCCCACCATCCAGATCACGATCAACGAGGACACCGGCGAACACCTGATCTCCGGGCAGGGCGAACTCCACCTCGAGGTCATCACCCAGCGGATCGAGAAGAACCAGGGCATTCCGGTCAACACCGGCGAACCGATCGTCGTCTTCCGTGAGGCGCCCCAGGAGCCCAGCGATCAGGTCGAGGGCATCTCCCCGAACCGCCACAACCGCTTCTACATCTCCGTCGAGCCGATGACGGACGAGCTCGTCGACACGGTTAAGAAGGGCGAGGCGTCGATGGACATGCCCGAGCAGGAACGCCGAGAAGCCCTGCAGGACGCCGGCATGGACAAAGACGACTCCCAGAACGTCGAGCACATCCACGGCTCGAACATCCTGCTGGATCAGACGAAGGGTATCCAGCACTTGAACGAGACGATGGAGTTGTTCATCGAGGGACTCGAGGAGGCCATCGACAACGGCCCGCTGGCTAACGAGCCAGTGCAGGGGGCGCTCATCCGCCTGCACGACGCCAAGCTCCACGAGGACACCATCCACCGCGGTCCGGCACAGGTCATCCCGGCGACCCGCGAAGCCGTCCACAAGGCGCTGATCGACGCGAAGATCAAGATGCTCGAGCCGATGCAGGACGTCCGCATCGACGTGCCCAACGACCACATGGGCGCCGCCTCCGGCGAGATTCAGGGCCGACGCGGCCGCGTCGACGACATGTACCAGGAAGGCGACCTCATGGTCGTCGAGGGCATCGCGCCCGTCGGCGAGATGATCGGCTTCGCCTCCGACATCCGCTCTGCGACCGAGGGGCGGGCCTCCTGGAACACCGAAAACGCCGGCTTCGAGGTCATGTCCGACTCGCTCCAGCGCGAGAAGATCATGGAGATCCGCGAGCGCAAGGGCATGAAACTCGAGTTGCCGCCGAGCGTCGATTACATATAG
- a CDS encoding magnesium transporter, with translation MEARQSAWRIYRESLPILVVSLAGGIFAGSVLGSEGMTSGFERFPGMLLLLPAFLATRGNVYGALGARISSGLHQGMIDPEFSRDRRLVNAIAASYINGISVSVFIAVLSWGILQVLGRESARLVELVSIMLLSGVLTSTTLIFGMLTLVFASYEYGLDPDNLIGPIVTTLGDFFGVFFLFIALTVAGVIF, from the coding sequence ATGGAGGCTCGCCAATCCGCGTGGCGCATCTACCGCGAGTCGCTGCCGATCCTCGTGGTCAGCCTCGCCGGCGGGATCTTCGCGGGGTCGGTCCTCGGTTCCGAGGGGATGACGAGCGGGTTCGAACGGTTTCCCGGCATGCTGTTGCTGCTGCCCGCGTTCCTCGCGACCCGCGGGAACGTCTACGGCGCGCTCGGGGCGCGCATCTCGAGCGGACTCCACCAGGGGATGATCGATCCCGAGTTCTCGCGGGATCGGCGACTGGTCAACGCGATCGCGGCCTCCTACATCAACGGGATCAGCGTCTCGGTGTTCATCGCCGTTCTCTCGTGGGGGATCCTACAAGTGCTGGGACGGGAATCCGCCAGGCTCGTCGAACTCGTCTCGATCATGCTGCTCTCGGGCGTCCTGACATCCACGACGTTGATCTTCGGCATGCTGACGCTCGTCTTCGCGAGCTACGAGTACGGCCTCGATCCCGACAACCTCATCGGTCCGATCGTCACCACGCTCGGCGACTTCTTCGGCGTCTTCTTCCTCTTCATCGCGCTGACCGTGGCCGGGGTGATATTCTGA
- a CDS encoding magnesium transporter produces the protein MAEAGSEGPLDADDEIDSLDAAGSDDSLDAWSIRSIVGTMLPILIALSMLEMGSGYILEELQQTYLGNPTLLVLVPVMIGMGGNLGAILSSRLSTRLHLGLLEFDPRDEVLWTNVTAILGLAATVFSVLGVAAWLVGRIIAQPMALVDLLVISIVSGMLLAVIAILLSLVATYISYTRGLDPDDTTIPVVTNLCDILGVIVLSGVALVVLN, from the coding sequence ATGGCCGAGGCGGGTTCAGAGGGCCCGCTCGACGCCGACGACGAGATCGACTCGCTCGACGCCGCAGGTTCGGACGACTCACTCGACGCCTGGTCAATCCGTAGCATCGTGGGCACGATGCTCCCGATCCTGATCGCCCTCTCGATGCTCGAGATGGGATCGGGGTACATCCTCGAGGAACTCCAACAGACATACCTCGGCAATCCGACGTTGCTGGTCCTCGTCCCCGTGATGATCGGGATGGGTGGCAACCTCGGTGCGATCCTCTCCTCGCGGCTCTCGACACGGCTCCACCTGGGCCTGCTCGAGTTCGATCCGCGGGACGAAGTGCTGTGGACGAACGTGACGGCGATCCTGGGACTGGCGGCGACCGTCTTTTCGGTACTCGGCGTCGCGGCCTGGCTCGTCGGCCGGATTATCGCCCAACCGATGGCCCTCGTCGATCTGCTCGTCATCTCGATCGTCAGCGGCATGCTGCTGGCCGTGATCGCGATCCTGTTGAGCCTCGTCGCGACGTACATTTCGTACACCCGGGGGCTCGACCCGGACGACACGACGATCCCGGTGGTGACGAACCTCTGTGATATTCTCGGGGTGATCGTCCTCTCGGGGGTCGCGCTCGTCGTGTTGAACTGA
- the crcB gene encoding fluoride efflux transporter CrcB: MVTGGLLHWPIANGVLTLDPEPAHVVGTGGAIGAVFRHWVGRRVSSRVSSARFPLSTLVVNVVGSFVFGLAVFAGAGESLLQLVGTGICGSFTTFSSFSVETVRLYERGDRALAVGNATANLACSLAAIGLALGLVAVTPL, from the coding sequence ATCGTCACCGGTGGTCTCCTTCACTGGCCGATCGCTAACGGTGTCCTCACGCTCGACCCCGAACCGGCCCACGTCGTCGGGACCGGCGGCGCGATCGGTGCCGTCTTTCGTCACTGGGTCGGCAGACGCGTCTCGAGTCGGGTCTCGAGCGCCCGGTTTCCGCTTTCGACGTTGGTGGTCAACGTCGTCGGCAGTTTCGTCTTCGGGCTGGCCGTTTTCGCGGGCGCGGGAGAATCGCTGCTGCAACTCGTCGGCACCGGGATCTGCGGCTCGTTTACGACCTTCTCGTCTTTTTCGGTCGAAACGGTTCGCCTCTACGAGCGCGGGGATCGCGCCCTCGCCGTCGGCAACGCCACCGCCAACCTCGCGTGTTCGCTCGCGGCCATCGGTCTCGCCCTGGGCCTCGTCGCGGTCACACCCCTCTGA
- a CDS encoding potassium channel family protein has product MDPLEGETPSAPIEYEPVSVKDVLVEMKDTAELLIDLSYSAVLHRSEELATEVLRLEERMDVLELRARMSLLMAARKPADAEQLAPVLGIVGAADGISDAAGDIAKIVLDETGLPDAMRAALPEAAETLVRGVVAPDSPYAGRTLRDIDLESETGVRAIALRRGSDWLLNPGPNTQIEPDDVALLRGPDSSIGEVYETLTGEGYEAPIVETPDIDDLERAVDTIVHMKDFSELAVDLAYSSVLFDSEELAEEVRNIEVEVDAMQSRFEAWTLRAAADAADPIVLRGLIQLGTSTEGISDAAIEISEGVLRDIDVHPVVQQAVQESDEIITRVAVEPGSDLDGTAVTAGVPDADSTMSVIAIRRPDDGWLLVADADAELRGGDVLISKGTRTAAAAFRELASATS; this is encoded by the coding sequence ATGGACCCGCTCGAGGGCGAGACGCCGTCGGCCCCGATCGAGTACGAGCCGGTCAGCGTCAAGGACGTACTCGTGGAGATGAAAGACACCGCGGAGCTGCTGATCGACCTCTCGTACTCGGCGGTCCTCCACCGGAGCGAGGAGCTCGCGACGGAAGTGCTCCGACTGGAAGAGCGGATGGATGTCCTCGAACTCCGCGCGCGGATGAGCCTCCTGATGGCCGCCAGAAAGCCGGCCGACGCGGAACAGCTCGCGCCCGTGCTGGGAATCGTCGGCGCTGCGGACGGGATCAGCGACGCCGCCGGCGACATCGCGAAGATCGTCCTCGACGAGACGGGACTGCCCGACGCGATGCGAGCGGCGTTGCCCGAGGCGGCGGAGACGCTGGTTCGAGGCGTCGTCGCCCCGGACTCGCCCTATGCGGGTCGAACCCTCCGGGACATCGACCTCGAGTCCGAGACGGGCGTCCGCGCGATCGCGCTTCGCCGGGGCAGCGACTGGTTGCTCAATCCGGGACCGAACACGCAGATCGAGCCCGACGACGTGGCGCTTTTGCGAGGCCCCGACTCGTCGATCGGGGAGGTCTACGAGACGTTGACCGGCGAGGGCTACGAAGCACCGATCGTCGAGACGCCGGATATCGACGACCTGGAGCGGGCCGTCGACACGATCGTCCACATGAAGGACTTCTCCGAACTGGCGGTCGATCTGGCCTACAGCAGCGTGCTGTTCGACAGCGAGGAACTCGCGGAGGAGGTCCGCAACATCGAGGTCGAAGTCGACGCGATGCAGTCCCGGTTCGAGGCCTGGACGCTCCGGGCAGCCGCCGACGCGGCGGATCCGATCGTCTTGCGCGGATTGATACAGTTGGGAACCAGTACGGAGGGGATCAGCGACGCGGCGATCGAGATAAGCGAGGGCGTCCTTCGAGACATCGACGTCCACCCGGTCGTCCAGCAGGCCGTCCAGGAGAGCGACGAGATCATCACCCGCGTCGCGGTCGAACCGGGGAGCGACCTCGACGGCACCGCGGTGACGGCAGGCGTCCCCGACGCGGACTCGACGATGTCGGTGATCGCCATCCGCCGGCCCGATGACGGCTGGCTGCTGGTCGCGGACGCCGACGCCGAGTTGCGCGGCGGCGACGTGCTCATCTCGAAGGGAACGCGGACGGCCGCGGCCGCGTTTCGCGAGTTGGCGTCGGCGACGTCGTGA
- a CDS encoding fluoride efflux transporter FluC, with the protein MPADHPLVRLETLALVAVGGFAGSNLRLFAMGALPEVPSIVVVNALGSAVLGFLVYEAEYAGHIGGRTRTVFATGFLSSLTTYSTFALQTALATGPLAIAGIVAANYGLGIAGVLVGRTIARRVEEPRPARGETA; encoded by the coding sequence ATGCCAGCCGATCATCCCCTCGTTCGACTCGAGACGCTCGCACTCGTCGCGGTCGGCGGCTTCGCCGGCTCGAACCTCCGGTTGTTCGCGATGGGAGCGCTCCCGGAGGTCCCCTCGATCGTCGTCGTCAATGCCCTCGGGAGCGCCGTTCTCGGCTTTCTGGTCTACGAAGCCGAGTACGCGGGCCACATCGGGGGGCGGACGCGGACCGTTTTCGCGACCGGCTTTCTCTCTTCGCTGACGACCTACAGTACGTTCGCGCTGCAAACCGCGCTCGCGACGGGACCGCTCGCTATCGCCGGAATCGTCGCGGCGAACTACGGCCTCGGGATCGCGGGCGTCCTCGTCGGGCGGACGATCGCGCGCCGAGTCGAAGAGCCCCGCCCCGCTCGAGGTGAGACGGCGTGA
- a CDS encoding PIN domain-containing protein: protein MDGNPAAIQKGHDLTGRGEVQWLPSPVVAEVYYGVAYTKSDDERRRVRNALLGYPRVDIDEEIARTASILLAEADRNADGNSGVETNDAYIGAVAEVIDDAVLTANPVDFEQLGVAVELY, encoded by the coding sequence ATGGACGGAAACCCTGCAGCGATTCAAAAGGGGCACGATCTAACCGGCCGTGGCGAGGTCCAGTGGCTTCCATCACCGGTCGTCGCCGAAGTGTACTACGGTGTCGCGTATACGAAGAGCGATGACGAACGGCGGCGCGTGCGGAACGCGTTGCTTGGATATCCGAGAGTAGACATCGACGAAGAGATTGCTCGCACGGCCAGTATCCTCCTCGCGGAAGCCGATAGGAACGCAGACGGTAACAGCGGCGTCGAGACGAACGATGCGTACATCGGTGCGGTCGCCGAGGTCATCGACGACGCCGTATTGACCGCGAATCCTGTAGACTTCGAGCAGCTCGGAGTCGCCGTCGAACTGTACTGA
- a CDS encoding cation diffusion facilitator family transporter translates to MATDGAGITSSRSGFARASWANVLGNVLKIVAEGAAGLAFGSVALLADAAHSLADLVASVVVLVWGQSAFDEPDATHPHGHDRIEPLTALFVGAVIALLGLNLLYRSVEGLVTGTEIEFSVLLLAALGFAIVDMYLVYRYTVGVNEHLQSPALAALARDCLNDIYTSIAAIAGVLGVLSGHPVLDPVAGGLVSLLVVYQGVEIGKENVDYLIGAAPDPEKRGQITGALRRHSAVEGVHDLAVFYDGTALEVEVHVEVDGDMPFREAHDIESELVDRLRGIEDVGDAHVHLDPSGIGEWKESTDAS, encoded by the coding sequence ATGGCGACGGACGGCGCGGGCATCACGAGTAGTCGGAGCGGGTTCGCGCGAGCGTCGTGGGCGAACGTCCTGGGCAACGTCCTCAAGATCGTCGCCGAGGGTGCCGCCGGCCTCGCCTTCGGCAGCGTCGCGCTGCTCGCTGACGCGGCCCACTCGCTCGCGGATCTCGTCGCCAGCGTCGTCGTTCTCGTCTGGGGCCAAAGCGCGTTCGACGAACCCGATGCCACCCATCCGCACGGTCACGACCGCATCGAACCGCTGACCGCGCTGTTCGTCGGCGCCGTTATCGCCCTGCTCGGACTCAACCTGCTCTACCGATCCGTCGAAGGGCTCGTCACCGGCACCGAGATCGAATTTAGCGTGCTCCTGCTCGCGGCACTCGGCTTCGCGATCGTCGACATGTACCTCGTCTACCGCTACACCGTCGGCGTCAACGAACACCTCCAGTCCCCCGCGCTCGCGGCGCTCGCCCGGGACTGCCTGAACGACATTTACACCTCGATCGCGGCGATCGCCGGTGTCCTCGGCGTCCTGTCGGGCCATCCGGTGCTCGATCCCGTCGCCGGCGGCCTCGTCAGTCTGCTGGTCGTCTATCAGGGCGTCGAGATCGGCAAGGAGAACGTCGATTACCTGATCGGCGCCGCGCCGGACCCCGAGAAGCGCGGACAGATCACGGGCGCGCTCCGCCGGCACTCGGCCGTCGAGGGGGTCCACGACCTGGCAGTGTTCTACGACGGAACCGCCCTCGAGGTCGAGGTTCACGTCGAAGTCGACGGCGACATGCCGTTTCGCGAGGCTCACGACATCGAGTCGGAACTGGTCGATCGCCTGCGGGGGATCGAAGACGTCGGAGACGCACACGTTCACCTCGATCCCTCCGGCATCGGCGAGTGGAAAGAGTCGACCGACGCGTCCTGA
- a CDS encoding right-handed parallel beta-helix repeat-containing protein, whose product MTGTDDPTNRRALLRALGTASITGAIAGCSELALSSPEGEPEPGESSDPGADPDADDSADPGGDQPSYGACQPAAPDPNCDGTEVSASLSSDTVWGDECSNYHVTTEIWVSDGATLTIRPGTTVTFASGASLQVLEGSSLTAQGTCEAPIRMTGEQKTRGYWGGLVFYGSNSLDNKLRHVIVEYAGANRSHHSVRKAGVELLDARATVERCTIRENAGAGISLRYDAVLDAFDRCLVTANETTAACRDQSAHHFAAESQYTGNDDDRVRVTPTSGGIPDSADVERGVTDARYVLTGVTDNYGRLTVAPNATVSFQRNAGLDTRNGGSPTAVGMTEDESVAPITFTGEQRLAATGADSSFRIPTAPRTGSATRSSNTAARSRSTTAPSPPTSRSVRARDSASTVRPSAKAAATGSVSVRTRRSVRSTPTPSRRTRTGPPGSGVRVRTSSRTRVRTPATTTTGSTSFPRAAVSKRDRPSRGRPSTRDTSSTANSRSRATSLSRPVRR is encoded by the coding sequence ATGACAGGAACGGACGATCCCACCAATCGTCGAGCGCTCTTGCGAGCGCTCGGCACTGCATCGATCACCGGCGCCATCGCCGGCTGTTCGGAACTCGCTCTCTCGTCGCCCGAGGGAGAACCGGAACCGGGTGAGTCGAGCGACCCCGGGGCCGACCCGGATGCGGACGATTCGGCCGATCCCGGCGGCGATCAGCCGTCCTACGGGGCGTGCCAGCCGGCCGCTCCCGATCCGAACTGCGACGGTACCGAGGTCTCGGCCAGCCTCTCGAGCGATACGGTGTGGGGCGACGAATGTTCGAACTACCACGTGACCACCGAGATCTGGGTCAGCGACGGCGCGACCCTGACGATCCGGCCGGGAACGACGGTCACGTTCGCGAGCGGCGCGTCCCTGCAGGTCCTCGAGGGCTCGAGTCTGACCGCCCAGGGGACCTGCGAGGCCCCGATCCGGATGACCGGCGAGCAGAAGACGCGGGGGTACTGGGGCGGACTGGTCTTCTACGGGTCGAACAGTCTCGACAACAAACTGCGCCACGTCATCGTCGAGTACGCGGGTGCGAACCGGAGCCACCACAGCGTTCGGAAGGCGGGCGTCGAGTTGCTCGACGCTCGAGCCACCGTCGAGCGGTGTACGATCCGCGAGAACGCGGGCGCGGGTATCTCTCTCCGGTACGATGCGGTCCTGGACGCGTTCGATCGGTGTCTCGTCACCGCAAACGAGACGACCGCGGCCTGTCGCGATCAGAGCGCCCACCACTTCGCGGCCGAAAGCCAGTACACCGGCAACGACGACGACCGGGTTCGCGTGACGCCGACGTCCGGCGGCATCCCCGACTCGGCGGACGTGGAGCGGGGCGTCACCGACGCCCGCTACGTGTTGACCGGCGTGACGGACAACTACGGCCGCCTCACCGTTGCTCCCAACGCGACCGTCAGTTTCCAGCGAAACGCGGGCCTCGACACGCGAAACGGCGGGAGTCCCACCGCCGTCGGGATGACCGAAGACGAGTCGGTGGCCCCCATCACGTTCACCGGCGAACAGAGACTCGCGGCTACTGGCGCGGACTCCAGTTTCAGGATACCGACCGCACCGAGAACCGGCTCGGCCACGCGGTCGTCGAATACGGCGGCTCGGAGTCGTTCCACCACAGCACCGTCGCCGCCAACGTCACGGTCCGTTCGGGCTCGCGACTCAGCGTCGACAGTTCGACCGTCCGCGAAGGCGGCGGCTACGGGGTCTGTTTCAGTTCGAACGAGACGATCGGTTCGTTCCACACCAACACCGTCACGAAGAACACGGACGGGGCCGCCTGGGTCCGGAGTCCGAGTTCGCACTTCTTCCCGGACACGAGTACGTACACCGGCAACGACGACGACCGGATCGACGTCGTTCCCACGAGCAGCGGTATCGAAGCGGGATCGACCGTCACGTGGCAGGCCGTCGACGCGCGATACGTCGTCGACGGCGAACTCGAGGTCCAGGGCGACCTCGCTATCGAGGCCGGTGCGACGGTGA